The stretch of DNA ACATCTCAACCTTTAGTGGTGCAGTCTTACTCATCATAACAATGGCTCCTTGTAAAGCAGTCAAACTTGTGGGCCTGTAACAGTACATATCTTCCTTCTCAAAAGAATATACTATGATTATTGCAGAGCATTCAATTGGTGAAGAGAGGCACCGTAATGAAGCATGTCCACGGCAGATTGTGGACACATGGATGGTGCTCCATGCTAACTCTTTAGCATATGCTCAGTGGCAGTGGGCGACTTGTAGTTCCGCTGAAGTGAGACAACTGGAACTCTAAGTGGATCTTAGGCAAGATGGTGAGTAATTTAACTGACATTCGGCCAAGTCAAGAGGAGAGACTTCTGGGTAAAAAAAGTGGCAATACTTACACAGAGGAATTGGAGAAAGATAATGTATGTCGAATGCATTCTCCTAATTGAATCAGCTCATAAGGAAACAGGGGCTTATAAGCAACACTGTGGTCATGATATGCCATTATTCGTGTTTTTTCAAATCCTGCAGTCTGCTGAATGCATTCATTTGTTGCGACTTTGCACTAATGGCGAAAGTTTAATTGCAACATTCAGTGCCAGTGCTAATAATTGTTATGTGATATTCCTTTAGTGCAGAATAATGTAAGGGTTTCTGTCACAAATTTAGTTATTGCATAGTAAGAAAAGTTGCATATGAATGGAATTTGTGTGTTGGTTGTTTCACATCCAGACCATGTAATGCTAATTCCTGAAAGTCAAGTGACAAACGCTGATTTAACAGTGAGTCTCGACAGTGCGGCTATTCAGAGCACAAAATGTTTGGCTGCTTGATAGAGGCCAAATATCAGTGTTTCCAGATTTGTTTACCCTGGTTTAGTCACTGCTCTGCTACGGTGTATGCTAGCAATGGATGCTAGCAGTGATTGCAGTCATAATGAACCATCAGTGAGTGGCATATCCCATCCCATCTACATCATTTTCAATTGATACAGATACGGTCAGTGGTGGCAGCTGCTACCAGCAGTTAACATCTGTCATGTCAATCGTAGACATTTTAGAGTTATTTCTGTAGCTCTGCTCACCCCTTTCTGTGcttgttaacatttttctggccatttttctgttgctatcTTTCTGGCTCTGGCACAGTAAGATTCTCATTCTTATATTTTCTGACACCCATGCCTTCAAAGACCTGATTGGAAAAACAcccagggggaaaaaaaatgactgacttAGTAAACAATATCTTTTATGAAACTGAGTTTCAGTGTAacaatttaaggaaaaaaacagttaacAGTTATCTTGTCTCTAAAAATAGCATGCGTTTCCAACAAGCATTCACTGGTGCATCGTAACAATACCAGaacaattttgtttattttattcccaGAGGATTACATGACGTACTTTGGGAGGAAGGATGAGGTTTACAAAGAACTgtcataaattattttaataccAGTTCTCTCCACCAAAATTATTGTGTTCACTGCAATAAAGCCTGAGCATTTGACCTCCTCCCTATATACAATCTGATACAGTTTATGTTTCATAGTGTGAAATCATAGGCCCACTGTTAATTTAAAGGCTTTACCACATGGTTTCCTGCTTGAAAAGAAAGTATGACACTGAAACTTTAAACACTGAGCTCTGCAAGGatgaataataattaattatttcgTATTAATTACGCTTTGTAGTGCTCTGATAGATGATGTGgtatatatgtgttttgtaGTGGTTACCATGTCAACATGTTTAGATCCACAGCATTTTTCATATGCATGCTTGATTAGTGTTGTGTCTACAATGGACTGTAGAGATGTTCTCAGCTGTTAAAGTCTATTTGTCtaatgagttttatttattcatgttgtttttctgagaCGCTTTTGGTTGATGTCAGTATTTGCTGGTCTGTTGATCATCAGTGTCCTATGTGTGCATGGTGAATGGGCACACGTGTGAATGCATGGCTGTGTTTGTGAGGATTCATCTACCCCATCTCTCCTAACAAGtactgaaataataatgagaacATGGCTTGCTTCTGAGTGGGGCACATAAGAGAGACGGGAGAAGGGGTGCAGATAGAAGTAGAGAGAAAACGGAAGAGAAATTGAACCAAAATGCTGAGCTGGATGCAGTGGAAGCCTAATATCTGACACGTGGACTGAAACTTTCTGTgggttttgtgtctgtctgaaatAGAATTTTAGTGATTAAgtagagaaaggaaagagacgTGTGCAATCTTCAGGAAGATCTGCAGGAAGAGCAATGATATCATAAAGCGCAGTGACAGTTCAtaaatgtccttttttgtaTGAAGTCCTTCTTAAGCTGTATTGAGGTGCTAAAGGTTCTCTCACTGCTGACTTGTTCACAGCTATGCTCCCTTTCACACGCTTTCTGATTGATCAAAAGAAGAACACAAACTTCTCTGAATGCCGTACTTAAGCTCTTTAGGTGCAGTGGGGGCAGCTgggaagtgaagtgaagtggtCAGGGTGAGCATGAATGTGTCGTGATTGCAGTTGGTCACCCTTCAGAGAGATCAGATTAAATGCTGTGAAGCCAATATGAGCTCGGCCTGTTGTCCTCAAGATGGATAACTCAGCCTGGCCTCTCATCACCTCTCTAtataaaactgcaataaatgcCAAGCTGCGTTTACTGAGTACTTATTTATTATGGGGGACTGTGCCATGTAAGCTTTCTGCCACAGattttttatcttcattttaaGATAGCACTAcgtaaaataacattttctgtatAGTGTTTTTTAAGATCATTAAAAAGGatccaaatcttttttttaaaagtgcatcTACTGTAGTGCACTAATGGACTGTCTTATTGCTATCTTCTTGTGCATAAATAATGATCAGATCTGATTAGCTGTGACGGGAGAGATGGATCGGAGAAAATTTCACAAGCCTGATGTTGATtgagttaaaaattaaaaagattgTCTTAAACATTGTGTCTTAAACACaatatggaaagaaaatatctttgcaaacacaattttttgAAACACAGTTTGCCAAAAAAGACCTAACTAGACCTACGTAGCTATGTTGAAATGAGATTTTTCATGTTAATTAACAGATGACAGAGATTAATGTGGCCATTTCAATGTTTTAATTGCATGCTGCAATTTCGGgttcaaagttgttttttttttggtacaaaatAATTCATGCAGCATCAGTGATTTCAAAAGTGCAAAACGGGTCCAAAAATCACTTTACAGATCAATTAGCGAGCATGCCAAACAGGACCAGAAAGACTCCATAAAGCTGTGACGGAGTTTGTTGAAAACATACAAGATTTCCGTGTTTAGAATGTATTTACCCAACGAGACCAAGAAAAATACTTTGTATAGAGAATACCCACATATCCATCAAGTCCACGGAGTACACTGGCAGACGTGGAACTATAAGAATTCACAATCATGCTTttgactgttttaaaaacattaattaacaatcatttcaaatttacaaaaaaaaaaaaggaaaataactaCACAAAAAATGAGGTAACAGCTTGTAAACATTTCGTCACTTTGTTCAAGTTGGCAATATTAAATTCACTCAAAAGATTCAACAGATCGGCCCACGTGTAAACAATTGCCTGTCCTTTACGCACAAACTTTACGCACAAACATTGGTCGCTGGACTGCTTTCCTGTGGTCATTTCGGAAGGAAATGTGAAGTTTTTGCATATCTTCCACCAGCAGGACATAGAGAGAGCGTCTTCGAAGTACATGCAGATGCAGATCTTGACCTGCGGTTGGAAATGCGCACCAGATCCTCATACCGGATCCCCGCTCCAGTTCTCCACTATATACCTGCTCTCCCCGTTCTAGCTGAGCCCGATCATGACCGTCTCCACGTCTTTGGAGGGTCTCCGGTCCTTCACCAGGAAGTTAATCATGCTCTCCGATTTGATCATCAGGTTGCACCCGAGGAAAAAAATACCGAATACCACGGTGAGCGATAGCACGCACAGCACCGCGATTTGCACCACACGCATGACAAATAGTTTGCGCTCCTCTTGTAGCAGCACTAGGGACCCTCCGCCGTCGCCGGTCACCACGTTGTCGGTGCCATTGCCGGAGTATGTAGCCAGAGTTCCGGCGAGGGTCCGACTCCCGTTGAAGAGTGCGACCTGGGTCACGTCGAAGAGGGAGACGTTCATGTTTCCTTGCGGGTTATCAGCAAATAGACACGCGGCTCCGCTTGGCAGGCACACAGACTCACCACCAAACCTGGACTGCAAGCGAAACTTTGCGTCATGTGACTGTGACCGTGACTTTTAAAAGTAAGAGGAAGTAAGCGGAAAACCATAGGCTTTTAAAGTCCCTGTCTAAAGGCAAACATCCAGATTTGCACAGCTCCCATGCGTTATGACCTCATCCACATCACCGGACTGTTTCCTGCATTTAAAGGGGGCCGCATCAGGCGCAGCCAAAAGTAAGTTTCTGCGACTCAAATTCCACGTTTTGCGTGCAAAACGTGCCCCCCCGCCCCCAGTACAATAAGAGACAGTCCCCGTTGCTTCTTCTGTGCCAAGTCTCCGGTGCGTTTTAAAGTGAGCTCCCCGTGGACCACACCACCGCTCATCACCAGGGGAGGTAGTCAGGTGGCTGCTCCTCGGATGTACAAAAAGATAAAGACatagatagagagaaaaatctTAATTCGAAGTCCTAATCTGGCACTCGGTCCACTTattatcttcttctttttttcttgtgagtAACGGTCATGGGAGGACAGTGGCATCTGTTTCTAATGCAGAATAAGAGTTGGGCATTACATCCATATTTTACTTTCccagtttttttggtttttttttctggagtaGTGTAGggattctccttttttttttcaggaagcAAGATGTTTCCTAAAAATCCTTCAACAAGTGAATGCTTTTCAAACATGCGGTACTTCCTGTTAGTCTATCTATTGAAGAGTATTCGTTTCCAAGAAGGAATGAGGCTAAATGACTCACAAACATGGATATTTTGAAGTGTGATCTTCTGAAACCCAGTAGCGCTCATTCCCGCACATCAATAACGACTGAACGCCTCAGCAATATAGAGTCAGACATACATTAACTTTAATGGTTTCTCGTGGAAGTGTCCAGAATCCTTCAAAACCTGAAAGCATTCAGTTCAATTAGAATCAATATGAGAAGCGGATTGTTATctgcactgaaaaacaattaaaactttGGAGAGGTATCTGTAGAGTTTAATGCCAGCTGCTGAGGAAATGTCACCGTGACTTAGGAGGCTTGAGAGATTGACCGA from Xiphias gladius isolate SHS-SW01 ecotype Sanya breed wild chromosome 3, ASM1685928v1, whole genome shotgun sequence encodes:
- the rprml gene encoding reprimo-like protein, which produces MNVSLFDVTQVALFNGSRTLAGTLATYSGNGTDNVVTGDGGGSLVLLQEERKLFVMRVVQIAVLCVLSLTVVFGIFFLGCNLMIKSESMINFLVKDRRPSKDVETVMIGLS